From Sphingomonas bisphenolicum, one genomic window encodes:
- the pheS gene encoding phenylalanine--tRNA ligase subunit alpha, which yields MTEIANLKAGLIADIVAADTLDALEALRVGALGKSGVVTGLLKTLGPMSPEERMDKGPPIQDLRESVTVALADRKAALEQVALDAKLASEKVDMTLPADLGAQGSVHAVSQVMDELAEIFADLGFSVATGPEIEDDWHNFTALNIPETHPARAMHDTFYFPDEEGAKKMLLRTHTSPVQIRTMMNGTPPPIRIIAPGRVYRSDSDATHTPMFHQIEGLVIDKGITLGHLKWTLETFLKAFFEREDIVLRLRPSYFPFTEPSVEVDVGYTLTNGQRVIGGDGDAAGGGWLEVLGSGMVNRRVIEACGLDPDEWQGFAFGTGVDRLAMLKYGMNDLRAFFDGDLRWLKHYGFSALDVPTLSGGVGA from the coding sequence ATGACTGAAATTGCCAATCTGAAAGCCGGCCTGATCGCCGACATCGTCGCGGCCGACACGCTCGACGCGCTAGAGGCGCTGCGGGTCGGCGCGCTGGGCAAGAGCGGGGTCGTGACCGGGCTATTGAAGACGCTGGGGCCGATGTCGCCGGAAGAGCGGATGGACAAAGGGCCGCCGATCCAGGATTTGCGCGAGAGCGTGACGGTGGCGCTGGCCGACAGGAAGGCGGCGCTGGAGCAGGTCGCGCTCGATGCCAAGCTGGCGTCGGAGAAGGTAGATATGACCCTGCCCGCCGATCTTGGCGCACAGGGATCGGTCCATGCCGTGTCTCAGGTAATGGACGAACTCGCGGAAATCTTCGCGGACCTGGGCTTTTCCGTCGCCACCGGGCCGGAGATCGAGGACGACTGGCATAATTTCACCGCGCTCAACATTCCCGAGACGCACCCGGCGCGCGCGATGCACGACACTTTCTACTTCCCGGACGAGGAAGGCGCGAAGAAGATGTTGCTGCGCACCCATACTTCGCCGGTGCAGATCCGCACGATGATGAACGGCACGCCGCCACCGATCCGCATCATCGCGCCCGGCCGCGTCTATCGCAGCGACAGCGACGCCACGCACACGCCGATGTTCCACCAGATCGAAGGTCTGGTGATCGACAAGGGCATTACGCTCGGCCACCTGAAATGGACGCTGGAAACCTTCCTCAAGGCGTTCTTCGAGCGCGAGGACATCGTGCTGCGGCTGCGTCCCAGCTATTTTCCCTTCACCGAACCGTCGGTCGAGGTCGATGTCGGCTATACGCTGACCAATGGCCAGCGCGTCATCGGCGGCGATGGCGATGCGGCGGGCGGCGGCTGGCTGGAAGTGCTGGGCAGCGGCATGGTCAACCGCCGCGTGATCGAGGCGTGCGGACTGGACCCGGACGAATGGCAGGGCTTCGCCTTCGGCACCGGGGTCGATCGCCTCGCCATGCTCAAATATGGGATGAACGACTTGCGGGCCTTCTTCGACGGCGATCTGCGCTGGCTGAAACATTATGGCTTCTCGGCACTCGACGTGCCCACGCTGAGCGGAGGAGTGGGCGCATGA
- a CDS encoding LysE family translocator, producing the protein MSLHLWWLYVTAVFLISATPGPNMLHVMTQSIAHGPRKATATMAGLMSAVLLCLTASALGLGALLKASPGLFAILRYAGVAYLLWLGVKAWRAPVDDIGAMGATRARSLRALYGTGMLTGLSNPKLIIFAAALFPQFIDLHRPFWLQLAILIASFVVIESFWYAVYALGGLSLARWLQPANRQKLFNRGTGLLFIGFGGALLGARA; encoded by the coding sequence ATGTCGCTGCATCTGTGGTGGTTGTACGTCACGGCAGTCTTCCTGATCTCGGCCACGCCGGGACCGAACATGCTGCATGTCATGACGCAGAGCATTGCCCATGGCCCGCGCAAGGCGACCGCGACGATGGCGGGCCTGATGAGCGCGGTGCTGCTGTGCCTGACGGCCTCGGCGCTGGGGCTTGGCGCGCTGCTCAAGGCGTCGCCGGGGCTGTTTGCCATATTGCGCTATGCGGGCGTGGCCTATCTGCTGTGGCTGGGGGTCAAGGCGTGGCGCGCGCCGGTGGACGATATTGGCGCGATGGGCGCGACCCGGGCGCGGTCGCTGCGTGCCTTATATGGCACGGGCATGCTGACGGGACTGTCCAATCCCAAGCTGATCATCTTCGCAGCGGCGCTTTTCCCCCAGTTCATCGACCTGCACCGGCCCTTCTGGTTGCAACTGGCAATCCTGATCGCCAGTTTCGTTGTGATCGAAAGCTTCTGGTATGCCGTTTATGCGCTGGGCGGCCTCAGCCTGGCCCGTTGGTTGCAGCCCGCCAATCGGCAGAAACTGTTCAACCGTGGCACCGGACTGTTGTTCATCGGTTTTGGCGGCGCGTTGCTGGGGGCAAGGGCCTAA